CGCCAATCTCAGATGACGAGCGTCGTAAACTGGATACCATTTTGGATATTCCAGTGACCATTTCAATGGAAGTGGGACGTTCACAAATCAGTATTCGTAACCTTTTGCAGTTAAACCAAGGTTCGGTTGTTGAGTTGGAACGCTTGGCTGGTGAGTCATTGGATGTTTTGGTCAATGGAACGCTTATCGCGCATGGTGAAGTGGTTGTCGTTAACGACAAGTTTGGTATTCGCCTAACTGACGTTATCAGCCAAACAGAGCGAATCAAGAAACTAAGGTAATTTATGAAGCCGAAATTACTCTGGCTAGTTATGTTATCTCCAGTGGCACATGCGGCGCCGACTGCGCCGCAAAGTCAACTAGATTGGGCGACCACCTTTGGGTCGCTCTTCTTCGTTATAGCCCTAATTCTGGCATTGGCGTGGCTGCTTAAGCGTATGCGTGTACCAACGATCAGCAACCAGAAAGGCTTGAGTGTGGTGCGTCAGTTAGCGGTAGGGACACGCGAGCGTATTGCGATTGTGCAAGCGGGGGAAGAGCAGTTCTTAGTGGGTATTACACCTCAATCGATTCAACTTATCTCAAAGTTAGAGAAACCTTTGTCTCAGGAGGAGCTAGCAGGTAGTCCATTTGCCAGCCAATTGACTCAGCTACTGAAAAAGAATGATAAAAATTAATCTCAATATGGCTCATTCTATCAAGACTCTTCTCGTCACGTTGATATTGATGACGCTGTCCGCATTCGCTTTTGCAAGTGAAGAACTAGAGACGCCAATCAATGGTTCGGTTGCTTCTAACTCAGTAACCGCATCAGCGATGGAACGTGAAGGCGGCGGTGCGAAGACAATTTCAACCAGTACCATAACCGGTTCTGGCGCGGGTGGTATTCCTGCTTTTACCGTGACTACCAATAGCAGCGGCGGCGAAGACTACTCAATAAATCTACAGATATTGGCGTTAATGACCATGCTGGGCTTTTTGCCTGCCATGGTTATTTTAATGACCTCATTTACACGTATTGTGGTGGTGATGTCGATTCTGCGTCAGGCGATGGGTCTACAGCAAACACCATCCAATCAGGTGATCATCGGTATTGCGATCTTTTTGACCTTTTTTATTATGTCTCCGGTGCTCACTAAGATTAATGATACGGCTGTTCAGCCCTACATCAACGAGCAAATCAGCGCTCGCCAAGCATTCGATTTGGCGCAAATTCCGATGAAGGATTTCATGCTCAAACAGACCCGAGTTAAAGACCTTGAAACCTTTGTCAATATCTCGGGTTCGACCGCACAAAATCCTGAAGAGGTCTCAATGGCGGTATTGATTCCGGCATTTATTACCTCAGAGCTGAAAACTGCGTTCCAAATTGGCTTTATGTTGTTTTTGCCATTTTTGATCATCGACTTAGTGGTGGCATCGGTATTGATGGCGATGGGTATGATGATGCTGTCGCCAATGATCGTATCGCTACCGTTTAAATTAATGCTGTTTGTGTTGGTGGATGGATGGAATTTGATTCTTTCTACGCTGGCCGGCAGTTTTGCCTTGTAGCGGGAGGAAACCATGACTCCTGAAATGTTTGTTGAGCTGTTTCGCGATGCGTTATGGATGGTATTGATAATGGTGTGTGCCATTGTCGTGCCGAGCTTGCTGATTGGTTTAGTGGTCGCGATATTCCAAGCCGCGACCTCAATTAACGAACAAACGCTGAGCTTTTTGCCACGACTGGTGGTGACCTTACTGGCTCTTATGCTGTTTGGTCACATGATGACCCAGATGATGACTGAGTATTTTTACTCGATTATCGAGCGTTTACCGCAAGTGCTTTACTAGGTTCGCCAAATGGAATATCCAGCAACGGTCGTTCTTGACTGGCTCGCCAACTACTTTTGGCCTTACACACGCATTGCTGCGATGTTAATGGTGATGTCAGTGACGGGGGCACGTTTTGTGCCGAATCGTGTTCGACTGTTTCTTGGTTTGGCGATTACTTTTGCAGTAATGCCTGCATTGCCTAAAGTGCCGGAGTCAATTCAACTGCTCTCTTTTGAAGGCTTTGTGGTTACGTTTGAGCAGATTGTGATTGGCGTGGCGATGGGGACGGTCACTCAATTTATGATTCAAATTTTTGTTATTTTGGGTCAGATATTGGGTATGCAATCAAGCCTAGGTTTCGCGTCGATGGTTGACCCAGCAAACGGACAAAATACGCCCTTGCTCGGTCAGCTATTTATGTTTTTAGCCACCATGTTTTTCTTGGCCACTGACGGGCATTTACATATGTTACTGCTGGTGGTGATGAGTTTTAAATCACTGCCAATTGGTATTGGGTCATTAAACGCGGTTGATTTTCGAGAGTTGGCTTTGTGGCTTGGCAAGATGTTCCAACTGGCGCTGAGTATGTCTTTATCTGGCATTATCGCCCTTTTGACGATTAACTTGTCATTTGGCGTGATGACTCGTGCCGCCCCGCAGCTAAACATCTTCTCACTCGGTTTTGCCTTTGCTCTTATCGTTGGTTTGTTGCTGTGTTGGTACATTCTCGGCGGTCTATTTACCCATTATGAGATGATTTGGTTGCAAGGAGAGCAGCAGATCTGTCGTTTTATTCGTTTGGATTGCTAGGAGAGATAATTGGCAGAATCTGACGGTCAAGAACGTACCGAAGACGCCACGCCCAAGCGCTTGCAACAGGCCAAAGAGAAAGGGCAAGTTGCAAGGTCAAAAGAGTTGGCATCGGTATCGGTTTTAATTGCAGGCTCTATCGCCCTCATGTGGTTTGGCGAGGGTTTGGCGCGCGCGCTGTATCGCATCATGGGGCGGCTGTTTGATTTATCACGAGAAGAAATTTTCGACCAAGCTAAGCTCTTTGATATCGCGCTAGGCTCGTTGAGTGCATTGCTTTTACCGCTGTTACTGATTCTGGTTATGTTGTTTATTGCGGCAGTAATTGGTGCGGCTGGAGTAGGAGGGATTAACTTTTCTGCAGAAGCGGCGATGCCTAAATGGTCAAAGATGAACCCACTTAGCGGCCTTAAGCGCATGATTGGCATGCAAAGTTGGGTTGAACTGATCAAGTCAATTCTCAAAGTGACGCTCGTTTCGGGAATGGCGTTCTACCTCATCAACGCTGCGAAAGAAGACCTATTTCAATTAAGTTTGGACGTGTTTCCGCAAAACATTTTCCATGCACTCGATATCTTAATTAACTTTATTTTGCTGATCAGCTGTTCACTGCTGATTGTGGTTGGTATTGATATACCTTTTCAGATTTGGCAACACGCCAATCAACTGAAAATGACTAAGCAAGAAGTTAAAGATGAATACAAAGAAACAGAAGGTAAGCCGGAAGTAAAAGGCCGTATTCGTATGCTGCAACGGGAGGCCGCTCAGCGTCGAATGATGGCCGAAGTGCCGCAGGCTGATGTTATCGTGACCAACCCAGAGCACTTCTCGGTTGCTTTGCGCTATGACCAAAAGAAAGACCGAGCGCCTATCGTGGTTGCCAAAGGTATTGATCATATGGCAATGAAAATTCGGGAAGTGGCGCGCGAACACGATATTTATATCATTCCAGCTCCGCCACTTGCTCGTGCACTGTACCATTCAACCGAGCTTGAGCAGCAAATCCCAGATGGCTTATTTACCGCAGTCGCACAGGTGTTGGCTTATGTTTTCCAGCTTAAGCAATACCGTAAACGCGGTGGTGAACGGCCAAAACTTAAAGCATCAGAGCTACCGATACCACCAGATTTGAGGAAGTAACCATAAAAGGTTAAAGAGGTTAGGGTACTATGCATTGGTCGATGTGAGTTGACGTAATATCGATTCTGCCATTCTATCTTGATCGGAAGTACGAGTTGGGAATCTGCTTTTAGTGTTTAAACAAGATCCCCAACTCGGTCGTTTCATATACTTCTAATAGGTTTGCGCTTCAGCTACATAAAAATGTATTGTCGATAGAGGCTATCAAGTTCTGCTCGAATTCCATCCGCTTCAGCTTGATTGTGCGCGTTGACCGCATCGATCAATTGTTTTTCCCGTTGAGTAATGCGTTGGCATAACCCCTCGATATTTTGGCAAAACTCAGCGTTATGTGTCGCCTGCTGATGAGCGATATCTACGCTAGAGTCGATTTTTCTTTTTGATGTGGAAGGTGTGATGCCGTGTTCATGATTGAACGCGATTTGTCTTTCTCGGCGTTGCTGGGATTCATCCATTGCTTGCTGCATTGCCGTTGTGATCTTATCGGCATAAAGAATCGCTTTGCCATTGGCATTGCGCGCTGCTCTGCCAATGATTTGAATGAGAGCCTCTACAGAGCGCAGAAAGCCTGTATGATCCGCATCTAAAATCGCAACAAGCGAAGCCTCTGGGATATCTAACCCCTCTCTAAGTAAATTAATCCCGATCAGAACATCGAAATCGCCCGCTCTGAGACCGTTGATTATCGCAACTCGGTCAGATGTTTTGATATCAGAATGAAGATAGCGAACTCGAATTCCCATTTGTTCCATTGTTTGGTGAAGTTCTTCAGCACTGCGTTTAGTTAATGTCGTCACCAAAGTTCGTTCTTGCTGTTTGGTGCGCTGTTGAATTTCGCTGATGAGATCATC
Above is a window of Vibrio taketomensis DNA encoding:
- the fliN gene encoding flagellar motor switch protein FliN, whose translation is MEPSDDQRLADEWAAALGEDPNAPDIDVDEVMAAQLDELQDTSAPISDDERRKLDTILDIPVTISMEVGRSQISIRNLLQLNQGSVVELERLAGESLDVLVNGTLIAHGEVVVVNDKFGIRLTDVISQTERIKKLR
- the fliO gene encoding flagellar biosynthetic protein FliO, translated to MKPKLLWLVMLSPVAHAAPTAPQSQLDWATTFGSLFFVIALILALAWLLKRMRVPTISNQKGLSVVRQLAVGTRERIAIVQAGEEQFLVGITPQSIQLISKLEKPLSQEELAGSPFASQLTQLLKKNDKN
- the fliP gene encoding flagellar type III secretion system pore protein FliP (The bacterial flagellar biogenesis protein FliP forms a type III secretion system (T3SS)-type pore required for flagellar assembly.), coding for MAHSIKTLLVTLILMTLSAFAFASEELETPINGSVASNSVTASAMEREGGGAKTISTSTITGSGAGGIPAFTVTTNSSGGEDYSINLQILALMTMLGFLPAMVILMTSFTRIVVVMSILRQAMGLQQTPSNQVIIGIAIFLTFFIMSPVLTKINDTAVQPYINEQISARQAFDLAQIPMKDFMLKQTRVKDLETFVNISGSTAQNPEEVSMAVLIPAFITSELKTAFQIGFMLFLPFLIIDLVVASVLMAMGMMMLSPMIVSLPFKLMLFVLVDGWNLILSTLAGSFAL
- the fliQ gene encoding flagellar biosynthesis protein FliQ, whose protein sequence is MTPEMFVELFRDALWMVLIMVCAIVVPSLLIGLVVAIFQAATSINEQTLSFLPRLVVTLLALMLFGHMMTQMMTEYFYSIIERLPQVLY
- the fliR gene encoding flagellar biosynthetic protein FliR; its protein translation is MEYPATVVLDWLANYFWPYTRIAAMLMVMSVTGARFVPNRVRLFLGLAITFAVMPALPKVPESIQLLSFEGFVVTFEQIVIGVAMGTVTQFMIQIFVILGQILGMQSSLGFASMVDPANGQNTPLLGQLFMFLATMFFLATDGHLHMLLLVVMSFKSLPIGIGSLNAVDFRELALWLGKMFQLALSMSLSGIIALLTINLSFGVMTRAAPQLNIFSLGFAFALIVGLLLCWYILGGLFTHYEMIWLQGEQQICRFIRLDC
- the flhB gene encoding flagellar biosynthesis protein FlhB, translated to MAESDGQERTEDATPKRLQQAKEKGQVARSKELASVSVLIAGSIALMWFGEGLARALYRIMGRLFDLSREEIFDQAKLFDIALGSLSALLLPLLLILVMLFIAAVIGAAGVGGINFSAEAAMPKWSKMNPLSGLKRMIGMQSWVELIKSILKVTLVSGMAFYLINAAKEDLFQLSLDVFPQNIFHALDILINFILLISCSLLIVVGIDIPFQIWQHANQLKMTKQEVKDEYKETEGKPEVKGRIRMLQREAAQRRMMAEVPQADVIVTNPEHFSVALRYDQKKDRAPIVVAKGIDHMAMKIREVAREHDIYIIPAPPLARALYHSTELEQQIPDGLFTAVAQVLAYVFQLKQYRKRGGERPKLKASELPIPPDLRK